A region of Butyricicoccus intestinisimiae DNA encodes the following proteins:
- the iolE gene encoding myo-inosose-2 dehydratase translates to MFTNKDVKLGICPIGWSNDDMWDLGDENTFQQCISEMRLAGFTGCEIGHKYPSDVKELKEALDLRGMTVASKWFSSFLGTKPFEETFEEFKKEIEYLCYAGATAINISEQSYSIQGNPDLSIFKNKARFTDAEFAQMCDGLNKLAEYAKSNGIRACFHHHMGTCVQTLEETERMLNNTSDDLLLCYDTGHWTFSEVDPMAILNEFPNRIGHVHLKNMRRAICDQAIKESWSFLKSVRNGAFTVPGDPEGCVDFEPVLRKLDEIGYEGWIMVEAEQDPAKANPFKYAKMAYEYITDLMAK, encoded by the coding sequence ATGTTCACAAACAAGGATGTCAAGCTTGGTATCTGCCCGATCGGCTGGTCCAACGATGATATGTGGGATCTCGGCGACGAGAATACATTCCAGCAGTGCATTTCCGAGATGCGTCTGGCAGGTTTCACCGGATGTGAAATCGGTCATAAGTATCCGTCTGACGTGAAGGAACTCAAGGAAGCTCTGGATCTGCGCGGCATGACCGTTGCATCCAAGTGGTTCTCTTCTTTCCTCGGCACCAAGCCGTTCGAGGAGACCTTCGAGGAGTTCAAAAAGGAAATTGAGTACCTGTGCTACGCAGGCGCAACTGCTATCAACATTTCTGAGCAGTCCTATTCTATTCAGGGCAATCCGGATCTGTCCATCTTCAAGAACAAGGCTCGCTTTACCGATGCTGAGTTCGCTCAGATGTGCGACGGCCTGAACAAGCTGGCTGAGTACGCAAAGAGCAACGGCATTCGCGCTTGCTTCCATCATCACATGGGTACCTGCGTACAGACTCTGGAAGAGACCGAGCGTATGCTGAACAACACCAGCGACGACCTGCTGCTGTGCTACGATACCGGTCACTGGACCTTCTCTGAAGTAGATCCGATGGCAATTCTGAACGAGTTCCCGAACAGAATCGGTCATGTACATCTGAAGAACATGCGTAGAGCCATTTGCGATCAGGCTATCAAGGAGAGCTGGTCCTTCCTGAAGTCGGTTCGTAACGGCGCATTCACCGTTCCGGGCGATCCGGAAGGCTGCGTAGACTTCGAGCCGGTTCTGAGAAAGCTGGACGAGATCGGTTACGAGGGCTGGATCATGGTTGAGGCTGAGCAGGATCCGGCTAAGGCTAACCCGTTCAAGTACGCAAAGATGGCTTACGAGTACATCACTGACCTGATGGCTAAGTAA
- a CDS encoding acyltransferase family protein, with protein MDRTFSRDDTKLMKGAAIVLMLMHHLWGFPGRIAGGELWHVLSICGESSLTYFGSFGKICVSFFFFLGGYGVYLSTHSKRYDLIAKLKGLYLSYWKVFVIFIPLAFFFCAHQPTYCDEAEICTRYAEFSRQECFNNFIGFSTSYNREWWFLNSYICALILYPVIDRIVRRHSTLFNIWAVIIGTILITNVFPAIGELEVLGTLNDNYLYHAFFLLSAPYTACFWMGAVFAKGNLLIQLQDALRRNNLLHPVLDVFFIGVIIQLRSRLTEQTPDVIYVPFLILFLLDLLRYIRPLRWLLLRIGKESTSMWLIHPFFCYYFYPVVKIVVAPRWGVLCLFVLLALSYIAARLVRLFWQGVGSIVRRTRSAFLKLS; from the coding sequence ATGGATCGGACATTTTCAAGAGATGATACCAAATTGATGAAAGGCGCTGCAATCGTTTTGATGCTGATGCATCATCTGTGGGGCTTTCCCGGACGCATTGCAGGCGGTGAGCTGTGGCATGTGCTGAGCATCTGCGGCGAAAGCTCTCTCACCTACTTCGGTTCTTTCGGAAAAATATGCGTTTCCTTTTTCTTTTTTCTCGGCGGCTACGGTGTATATCTCAGCACTCATTCCAAGCGATATGATTTAATCGCCAAGCTCAAGGGGCTGTATCTTTCATATTGGAAGGTCTTTGTGATTTTTATTCCCCTTGCGTTTTTCTTCTGTGCGCATCAGCCGACGTACTGCGATGAGGCGGAAATCTGCACACGATACGCCGAATTTTCCAGACAGGAATGCTTCAACAATTTTATCGGTTTTTCAACTTCCTACAACCGTGAGTGGTGGTTTTTGAACAGTTATATCTGTGCATTGATTTTGTATCCGGTCATTGACCGCATTGTCCGCCGGCATTCTACGCTGTTCAACATCTGGGCGGTTATCATTGGCACCATTCTCATCACCAATGTGTTCCCCGCCATCGGCGAGTTAGAGGTGCTCGGCACACTCAACGACAACTATCTGTATCATGCCTTTTTCCTGCTGTCCGCACCGTATACCGCTTGTTTTTGGATGGGCGCCGTCTTTGCAAAAGGAAATCTGTTGATACAATTGCAGGACGCTTTGCGCCGAAACAATCTGCTCCATCCGGTTCTTGATGTTTTTTTCATCGGCGTCATCATTCAGCTGCGCTCTCGTCTGACGGAACAGACGCCGGATGTGATTTATGTGCCGTTTCTCATTCTATTCTTGCTGGATTTGCTGCGCTATATACGGCCGCTCCGCTGGCTGCTCCTGCGCATCGGCAAGGAAAGCACCAGCATGTGGCTCATTCATCCGTTTTTTTGCTACTACTTCTACCCTGTTGTAAAAATAGTCGTTGCGCCGCGCTGGGGTGTTCTATGTCTGTTTGTTTTGCTTGCGCTGTCCTATATCGCCGCGCGGCTCGTCCGGCTGTTTTGGCAGGGCGTCGGCAGCATTGTCCGGCGCACGCGATCGGCATTTCTTAAACTTTCTTAA
- the iolG gene encoding inositol 2-dehydrogenase: MANLKFGVIGCGRIGKLHINNLLNNIDGAEVVAAADPMLDKSGAREWLAERGITNVSTNYMDVVNNPDVDVVMVCSSTDTHCEVSMEAVKAGKNVFCEKPIDYDIEKIKKLLALVEEKGVKFQVGFNRRFDHNHKAVADAVKEGKIGDPHYINVTSRDPEPPPASYVAVSGGIFYDMMIHDFDMVRYLSGSEAVEISAVGSCLVNPNLQEESGIPDVDTAVVTMKMANGAIATINNSRQAVYGYDQRVEVFGSKGMAADQNDLNSTATITTVDGAVSEKPKWFFLERYNDAFIEQIKYFIDSIVNDKPTVVGAYDGLRPVLMAAAATESCRNGGAWVKVAE; the protein is encoded by the coding sequence ATGGCAAATTTAAAGTTTGGCGTAATTGGCTGCGGCAGAATTGGTAAGCTGCACATCAACAATCTGCTCAACAACATCGACGGTGCTGAGGTAGTAGCTGCAGCAGATCCGATGCTGGATAAGTCCGGCGCACGTGAGTGGCTGGCAGAGCGCGGCATCACCAACGTATCCACCAACTATATGGACGTTGTAAACAATCCGGACGTTGACGTAGTAATGGTTTGCTCTTCCACCGATACCCATTGCGAGGTTTCCATGGAAGCAGTAAAGGCTGGCAAGAATGTATTCTGCGAGAAGCCGATCGACTATGATATCGAGAAGATCAAGAAGCTGCTGGCACTGGTAGAAGAGAAGGGCGTAAAGTTCCAGGTAGGTTTCAACCGCCGCTTCGACCACAACCACAAGGCAGTTGCTGATGCAGTGAAGGAAGGCAAGATTGGCGATCCGCATTACATCAACGTAACTTCCCGCGATCCGGAGCCACCACCGGCATCTTACGTAGCAGTATCCGGCGGTATCTTCTATGATATGATGATCCATGACTTTGACATGGTTCGTTACCTGTCCGGTTCTGAGGCAGTAGAGATTTCCGCAGTAGGTTCCTGCCTGGTTAACCCGAACCTGCAGGAAGAGTCCGGCATTCCGGATGTAGATACCGCAGTTGTTACCATGAAGATGGCAAACGGCGCAATCGCTACCATCAACAACTCCCGTCAGGCAGTATACGGCTATGACCAGAGAGTAGAAGTATTCGGCTCTAAGGGCATGGCAGCAGATCAGAACGATCTGAACTCCACTGCTACCATCACCACCGTTGACGGCGCAGTATCCGAGAAGCCGAAGTGGTTCTTCCTGGAGCGTTACAACGATGCATTCATCGAGCAGATCAAGTACTTCATCGACTCCATCGTAAACGACAAGCCGACCGTAGTTGGCGCATACGATGGCCTGCGTCCGGTACTGATGGCTGCTGCTGCAACCGAGTCCTGCCGCAACGGCGGTGCTTGGGTTAAGGTTGCTGAGTAA
- a CDS encoding polysaccharide deacetylase family protein: MTKWKKRLILSGIAAMLCAAILTGCGTSNSQSSGKDTGGSAQSTSADAGSAEQAAEQQKKVEEQKKKEEQEQAAKIPKGDKYIALTFDDGPTGNEGGRTERLLDGLKQRNAHATFFLCGYRVKDFNSMMKRYLAEGHEVGNHTMDHRLAHEVSDGDYEQVSSNNDLIQSYTGQKPTLFRPCGGEYNDSVQASMKQLGMPLILWDVDTLDWKYRDAASVKQHILDGAQDGAIVLEHDLYETTVEGVLAAIDELQQQGYAFVTVSELAKIKGVTLEPGQVYTGFTDEDLGLTAETDAAANSESTESTDSTANTQASDSTSN; the protein is encoded by the coding sequence ATGACAAAATGGAAGAAACGATTGATTCTCTCCGGCATTGCCGCCATGTTATGTGCGGCGATACTGACAGGCTGCGGTACATCCAACAGCCAAAGTTCCGGTAAAGATACGGGCGGCAGCGCGCAGTCCACTTCTGCGGATGCAGGCAGTGCAGAGCAGGCAGCGGAACAACAAAAGAAAGTAGAAGAACAGAAGAAAAAGGAAGAACAGGAGCAAGCCGCCAAAATTCCGAAAGGCGACAAATACATCGCTCTGACCTTTGATGACGGACCGACCGGCAACGAAGGCGGCCGCACGGAGCGGCTGCTCGACGGCTTGAAACAGCGCAATGCGCATGCAACCTTCTTTCTGTGCGGCTACCGCGTCAAAGACTTCAATTCCATGATGAAGCGATACTTAGCCGAAGGCCATGAGGTCGGCAATCACACGATGGATCACCGGCTGGCGCATGAGGTTTCCGATGGCGATTACGAGCAGGTTTCTTCCAACAACGACCTGATTCAGTCGTATACCGGTCAAAAACCGACGCTGTTCCGTCCGTGCGGCGGCGAGTACAACGACAGCGTGCAGGCGTCCATGAAGCAGCTCGGCATGCCGCTGATTCTGTGGGATGTTGATACCTTGGATTGGAAATACCGCGACGCAGCTTCTGTCAAGCAGCACATTCTGGACGGCGCGCAGGACGGCGCAATCGTTTTGGAGCATGATTTATATGAAACAACCGTAGAAGGCGTTCTCGCCGCGATTGACGAACTGCAGCAGCAGGGCTACGCATTTGTCACCGTATCGGAACTGGCAAAAATCAAAGGCGTTACACTGGAGCCCGGTCAGGTATATACCGGTTTCACGGATGAGGATTTGGGACTGACCGCAGAGACCGATGCGGCAGCAAACAGCGAAAGCACGGAAAGCACCGACAGCACCGCAAACACCCAAGCATCCGACAGCACATCCAACTAA
- a CDS encoding DeoR/GlpR family DNA-binding transcription regulator codes for MKISRLNAIEEYVLSKKTVSIDDLCEVFSVSKNTIRRDLNELEARGHIAKVYGGVTAVTPEDVMPLPVRSGLNPAAKDLIGKLAARELSDGDTIFIDSGSTAVNVLRHLPPRIKLTVVTHSLPAMVEAAKYDGINLISLGGAFNPATSSFVGIFAQQALSDLRITKAFLCATGVTVESGMSNTTFLEAEIKRGVVSHASSVILVADDSKLGHDATVTFCRLQDISTFVTDQKPAPKFVEFCRAHNIRLVWE; via the coding sequence ATGAAAATCAGCAGACTCAATGCAATCGAAGAATATGTACTATCCAAAAAGACAGTCTCCATTGATGATCTTTGCGAAGTGTTCAGCGTATCCAAAAACACCATTCGGCGCGATCTGAATGAGCTGGAAGCGCGCGGCCACATCGCCAAGGTATACGGCGGTGTCACGGCGGTTACGCCGGAGGACGTCATGCCGCTTCCGGTTCGCTCCGGACTCAATCCGGCTGCCAAAGATCTCATCGGCAAACTGGCAGCGCGCGAGCTGAGCGATGGTGATACCATCTTTATTGACTCGGGTTCCACCGCAGTCAACGTGCTGCGTCATCTGCCGCCGCGCATCAAACTGACCGTTGTCACGCACTCGCTTCCAGCCATGGTCGAAGCGGCAAAATACGACGGCATCAATCTCATTTCCCTCGGTGGCGCATTCAATCCGGCAACCAGCTCGTTTGTCGGTATTTTTGCGCAGCAGGCTTTGTCTGATCTGCGCATCACCAAAGCTTTTCTGTGTGCCACAGGCGTGACCGTCGAATCCGGCATGAGCAACACGACATTTCTCGAAGCAGAAATCAAGCGCGGTGTTGTTTCGCACGCGTCCAGTGTCATTCTCGTGGCAGATGACTCCAAGCTCGGCCACGATGCAACCGTGACCTTTTGCCGCCTGCAGGACATTTCCACCTTTGTCACCGACCAGAAGCCGGCGCCGAAGTTTGTGGAATTTTGCCGCGCACACAACATTCGCCTCGTTTGGGAATAA
- a CDS encoding transketolase family protein, with amino-acid sequence MSFTLIGKHEKDSRNCRDGYVTAMEELMAADPTVMHVDCDLYNCINTAKLAKEFPNQTINAGIAEANAMGVAAGLTATGKKVWMHSFGCFSSRRAFDQAFMSAAYAKLGVKVLGSDPGVCAAYNGGTHMPFEDCALYLSVPDSIVIDPTDFTMVNKITKKLTAVEGRLSYMRMIRKGVIKVYGDDSDFEIGKGVTLKESADDVATVIASGIMVDEALKAYEALEAEGIKVRVIDMFTWKPIDEDLIVKSAKETGAIVTAENHNCTCGLGSAVARVLSAKCPTPVEMVGVHDQFGQVGAQSFLQEAYKLTAEEIIANVKKVIARK; translated from the coding sequence ATGAGTTTTACTTTAATTGGAAAGCATGAGAAGGACTCCCGCAATTGCCGTGACGGTTACGTTACCGCAATGGAGGAGCTGATGGCGGCTGATCCGACCGTTATGCACGTTGACTGTGACCTGTACAACTGCATTAACACCGCAAAGCTGGCTAAGGAATTCCCGAACCAGACCATCAACGCTGGTATCGCTGAGGCAAACGCTATGGGCGTTGCTGCAGGTCTGACTGCTACCGGCAAGAAGGTTTGGATGCATTCTTTCGGCTGCTTCTCCTCCCGCCGTGCATTTGACCAGGCATTCATGTCTGCTGCATATGCAAAGCTGGGCGTAAAGGTTCTGGGTTCTGACCCTGGCGTATGCGCTGCATACAACGGCGGTACCCATATGCCGTTCGAGGACTGCGCACTGTATCTGTCCGTGCCGGATTCCATCGTTATCGATCCGACCGACTTCACCATGGTCAACAAGATCACCAAGAAGCTGACCGCTGTTGAAGGCAGACTGTCTTACATGCGTATGATCCGTAAGGGCGTTATCAAGGTATACGGCGACGATTCCGACTTCGAAATCGGCAAGGGTGTTACTCTGAAGGAGTCCGCTGACGACGTAGCTACCGTTATCGCTTCCGGCATCATGGTTGACGAAGCTCTGAAGGCTTACGAGGCTCTGGAAGCTGAAGGCATCAAGGTTCGTGTTATCGACATGTTCACCTGGAAGCCGATCGACGAGGATCTGATCGTGAAGTCTGCTAAGGAGACCGGCGCTATCGTAACTGCTGAGAACCACAACTGCACTTGCGGTCTGGGCTCTGCTGTTGCTCGCGTACTGTCTGCTAAGTGCCCGACTCCGGTTGAGATGGTTGGCGTACATGACCAGTTTGGTCAGGTTGGCGCTCAGTCCTTCCTGCAGGAAGCTTACAAGCTGACTGCTGAAGAGATCATCGCTAACGTCAAGAAGGTAATTGCAAGAAAGTAA
- a CDS encoding 5-deoxy-glucuronate isomerase, translated as MYMDKEVKRGYNEYLRLDEGEGKDGMMDVALLVMEAGDTYTIEEADKEVACLLFDGDVNMSWDDQSVDMVRPNPFDYNPWCLLVHKQTKIVITAKGPSNIYVQKTLNDKTEPEFPNKLFRPEDTDTWARGTGGVLQNCIKRDVRTCFDLDIAPYSNMVLGEVINLPGKWSSYPPHHHPQPEVYFYRFDKPQGFGAGWGNGELYETHHNGLSLITSKMHSQVTAPGYACCYAWGIRHLPGDPWDKTRVDDVEHEWLVRDDADDHIWKCSTGY; from the coding sequence ATGTACATGGATAAGGAAGTCAAGCGCGGCTATAACGAGTACCTGCGCCTTGATGAAGGAGAAGGCAAGGACGGCATGATGGATGTCGCTCTGCTGGTTATGGAAGCTGGAGATACCTATACCATCGAAGAAGCAGACAAGGAAGTTGCCTGCCTGCTGTTTGACGGCGATGTCAACATGAGCTGGGACGACCAGAGCGTAGACATGGTTCGCCCGAATCCGTTCGATTACAACCCGTGGTGCCTGCTGGTTCACAAGCAGACCAAGATTGTCATCACCGCAAAGGGTCCGTCTAACATTTACGTGCAGAAGACCCTGAACGACAAGACCGAGCCGGAGTTCCCGAACAAGCTGTTCCGTCCGGAAGATACCGATACTTGGGCACGCGGCACTGGCGGCGTTCTGCAGAACTGCATCAAGCGCGATGTTCGTACCTGCTTCGACCTCGACATTGCTCCGTATTCCAACATGGTACTGGGCGAAGTTATCAACCTGCCGGGCAAGTGGTCCTCTTACCCGCCGCATCATCATCCGCAGCCGGAAGTTTACTTCTACCGCTTTGACAAGCCGCAGGGCTTCGGCGCAGGCTGGGGCAACGGCGAGCTGTACGAGACCCACCACAACGGTCTGTCTCTGATCACCAGCAAGATGCATTCTCAGGTAACCGCTCCGGGTTACGCATGCTGCTATGCATGGGGCATCCGCCATCTGCCGGGCGATCCGTGGGACAAGACCCGTGTTGACGACGTTGAGCACGAATGGCTGGTACGCGACGACGCAGATGACCACATCTGGAAGTGCTCTACCGGTTACTAA
- a CDS encoding transketolase, protein MQKAEKMQALREFAAEIRVETLKTIGSLGFGHVGGSMSIADAMAVLYGDIMKIDPKNPRWEDRDWCVLSKGHAGPCAYATLGLKGFYPLEETRTLNKPGTNFPSHTDRTKTPGVDLTTGSLGQGMSTATGAALGNKLDGRDNHVFVFVGDGECDEGQVWEAAQFAAHYKLDNLVCFVDSNKRQLDGAVDDIMSHGKGLRAKFDAFGWNAIEVEDGNDVEQIYDAVQEAYATKGQPTAIILNTIKGKGATFAESTGAHSSQPTPEQWEEAIAAAEAELAAVKAAK, encoded by the coding sequence ATGCAGAAAGCAGAAAAGATGCAGGCTCTCCGTGAATTCGCAGCCGAAATTCGAGTTGAGACCCTGAAGACCATCGGTTCGCTTGGCTTTGGACATGTAGGCGGCTCGATGTCTATCGCAGACGCAATGGCAGTCCTCTATGGCGATATCATGAAGATTGACCCGAAGAACCCGCGTTGGGAAGATCGTGACTGGTGTGTTCTGTCCAAGGGACATGCAGGCCCGTGTGCATATGCAACACTGGGACTGAAGGGCTTCTATCCGCTGGAAGAGACCCGCACCCTGAACAAGCCGGGTACCAACTTCCCGTCTCATACCGACCGAACCAAGACTCCGGGCGTTGATCTGACGACTGGTTCTCTGGGTCAGGGTATGTCCACCGCTACCGGCGCTGCTCTGGGCAACAAGCTGGACGGCCGTGACAACCACGTATTCGTATTCGTTGGCGACGGCGAGTGCGATGAAGGTCAGGTTTGGGAGGCTGCTCAGTTCGCAGCTCACTACAAGCTCGACAACCTCGTTTGCTTTGTAGACAGCAACAAGCGTCAGCTCGACGGTGCTGTTGACGACATCATGTCTCACGGCAAGGGCCTGAGAGCAAAGTTCGATGCATTCGGTTGGAACGCAATCGAAGTAGAGGACGGCAACGACGTAGAGCAGATCTATGACGCTGTTCAGGAAGCTTACGCTACCAAGGGACAGCCGACCGCAATCATTCTGAACACCATCAAGGGCAAGGGCGCAACCTTTGCTGAGTCTACCGGTGCGCACAGCTCTCAGCCGACTCCGGAGCAGTGGGAAGAAGCAATCGCTGCAGCAGAAGCAGAGCTTGCTGCTGTTAAGGCTGCAAAGTAA
- a CDS encoding winged helix-turn-helix transcriptional regulator: MKRDTREIPYDCPIEATLGLIGGKWKALILDHLTDGALRFGSLQRLMPKVTPKMLTQQLRELEKDGLVERHVYPVVPPKVEYELTDFGQTVLPILDAMCVWGREYLDDQRKKDRKKS, translated from the coding sequence ATGAAGCGAGACACAAGAGAGATTCCCTATGATTGCCCGATTGAGGCAACGTTGGGATTGATTGGGGGAAAATGGAAAGCACTGATTCTGGATCATCTGACAGACGGCGCTTTGCGGTTCGGCAGTTTGCAAAGGCTGATGCCGAAGGTGACGCCGAAGATGCTGACACAGCAGCTTCGCGAACTGGAAAAAGACGGTCTGGTGGAGCGGCATGTGTATCCGGTGGTGCCGCCGAAGGTGGAGTATGAACTGACGGATTTTGGTCAGACGGTTTTGCCGATTCTTGACGCGATGTGCGTCTGGGGGCGAGAATATTTGGACGACCAGCGGAAAAAAGACCGAAAAAAATCGTAA
- the iolD gene encoding 3D-(3,5/4)-trihydroxycyclohexane-1,2-dione acylhydrolase (decyclizing), giving the protein METVRLTTSQACIRFLENQYVSYIDMDGKEVEQKFIRGIFMIPGHGNCVGYCNGIEQEIKDMEVYQGKNEQGMALAAVAFSRQLRRKQAFVCTSSVGPGACNMITAAATATANNIPVLLMPGDVYASRQPDPVLQQMEQPQNLTISAHDSFQAVVKYWGRVNRPEQIMTDMISAFRVMTDPGNCGAVAVSIPQDVQGEAYDYPVDFFKKRVWNIERRPATKKAAKKAAEIIKSAKKPLLICGGGVRYAEAHKVFRAFAEKFGIAFGETQAGKSAIEWTHPLSLGGLGITGTECANAFAHDCDVVIGVGTRYTDFTTASKWLYDTSAKFVNINPSEFQCLKMDAYPVVADANEALTAISAEIDALGGYHTSDEYAAEVKRLQDAWWADVDRMDHTEYVDAESYVPEIQDANRRAVEHYIESIGSKLTQTAALGYINTHIAPDSICVGAAGSLPGDLQALWRAPVPNTYHCEYGYSCMGYEVAGAYGCKIACPDQEVYAMCGDGSFDMLHSELIASIQYGYKINVCLFDNAAYGCINNLQVGQGNKSRTTEKNMHIPGTPYDGCDLGPAMNIDYAGVAEAYGCKAYRVKTMEELAAALEDSKKQTVSTLIDMKVLPKSMSKEWEAWWRVGVASVSEKPEVQEAYKKLQDHLYEARHY; this is encoded by the coding sequence ATGGAAACTGTCCGTCTGACTACTAGCCAGGCGTGCATCCGCTTCCTGGAGAACCAGTATGTCAGCTACATCGACATGGACGGCAAGGAAGTAGAACAGAAGTTTATTCGCGGTATCTTCATGATCCCGGGCCACGGCAACTGCGTTGGCTACTGCAATGGTATTGAGCAGGAAATCAAGGACATGGAAGTATATCAGGGCAAGAACGAGCAGGGCATGGCTCTGGCAGCTGTTGCATTCTCTCGTCAGCTGCGCCGCAAGCAGGCATTTGTCTGCACTTCTTCTGTAGGTCCTGGCGCCTGCAACATGATCACCGCTGCTGCTACCGCAACTGCTAACAACATTCCGGTACTGCTGATGCCGGGCGACGTTTACGCTTCCCGTCAGCCGGACCCGGTACTGCAGCAGATGGAGCAGCCGCAGAACCTGACCATTTCCGCACACGACTCTTTCCAGGCTGTTGTTAAGTACTGGGGCCGTGTAAACCGTCCGGAGCAGATCATGACCGATATGATCTCTGCATTCCGCGTAATGACCGATCCGGGCAACTGCGGCGCTGTTGCTGTATCCATCCCGCAGGATGTACAGGGCGAAGCTTACGATTATCCGGTTGACTTCTTCAAGAAGCGCGTTTGGAACATCGAGCGCCGTCCGGCTACCAAGAAGGCAGCAAAGAAGGCAGCTGAAATCATCAAGTCCGCAAAGAAGCCGCTGCTGATCTGCGGCGGCGGCGTTCGCTACGCTGAGGCTCACAAGGTATTCCGTGCATTCGCTGAAAAGTTCGGTATTGCTTTCGGCGAAACCCAGGCAGGTAAGTCCGCAATCGAGTGGACCCATCCGCTGTCTCTGGGCGGTCTGGGCATCACCGGTACCGAGTGCGCAAATGCTTTCGCACATGACTGTGACGTAGTTATCGGCGTTGGTACCCGTTACACCGACTTTACCACTGCTTCCAAGTGGCTGTACGACACTTCCGCTAAGTTCGTTAACATCAACCCGTCTGAGTTCCAGTGCCTGAAGATGGACGCTTATCCGGTTGTTGCTGACGCAAACGAGGCTCTGACCGCAATCAGCGCTGAGATCGACGCTCTGGGCGGCTACCACACCTCCGACGAGTACGCTGCAGAAGTGAAGAGACTGCAGGATGCTTGGTGGGCTGACGTAGATCGCATGGATCACACCGAGTACGTTGACGCTGAGTCCTACGTTCCGGAAATCCAGGACGCAAACCGTCGCGCTGTTGAGCATTACATCGAGTCCATCGGCTCCAAGCTGACACAGACCGCTGCTCTGGGTTACATCAACACCCATATCGCTCCGGATTCCATCTGTGTTGGTGCAGCTGGTTCCCTGCCGGGCGACCTGCAGGCACTGTGGAGAGCTCCGGTTCCGAACACCTACCACTGCGAGTACGGTTACTCCTGCATGGGTTACGAAGTTGCAGGCGCTTACGGCTGCAAGATCGCTTGCCCGGATCAGGAAGTATACGCAATGTGCGGCGACGGTTCCTTCGATATGCTGCACTCTGAGCTGATCGCTTCCATCCAGTATGGTTACAAGATCAACGTTTGCCTGTTTGATAACGCTGCTTACGGCTGCATCAACAACCTGCAGGTTGGCCAGGGCAACAAGTCCCGTACCACCGAGAAGAACATGCACATCCCGGGCACTCCGTACGATGGCTGCGATCTCGGTCCGGCAATGAACATCGACTACGCTGGCGTAGCAGAAGCTTACGGCTGCAAGGCTTACCGCGTAAAGACCATGGAAGAGCTGGCTGCTGCACTGGAAGACTCCAAGAAGCAGACCGTTTCTACCCTGATCGACATGAAGGTTCTGCCGAAGTCCATGTCCAAGGAATGGGAAGCTTGGTGGCGTGTAGGCGTTGCTTCTGTTTCCGAGAAGCCGGAAGTACAGGAAGCTTACAAGAAGCTGCAGGATCATCTGTACGAAGCTCGTCATTACTAA